A single window of Archangium gephyra DNA harbors:
- a CDS encoding transposase: MGWPLRMFQEEGYYFVTSRCFQGRLLLRPSAEVNEVVGGVLAKAVQRSAGSVRLHAFTFASNHFHLLVWARGAELACFMQYLRANLSKKVGRLVDWRGGFWERRYSAEPVLDDTALVGRLRYVLAHGVKEGLVQGSAEWPGLTCLPQLLGPARRVFQWFNWTKRWSRRGRGSEDRATGEGRFGEELAEPVELEVAPLPCWEGLGEEGRQRAVRGLVEGVEAEARAQDKPVLGARAVRAQHPHTRPERLKRSPRPLGHASTRQALKRLREQYRSFVAAFREAAAQWRRGNFSASFPLFSFPPRVVPGRVARVL; the protein is encoded by the coding sequence ATGGGCTGGCCGCTGAGGATGTTCCAGGAGGAGGGCTACTATTTCGTCACGTCCAGGTGCTTTCAGGGGCGGCTGCTGCTGCGTCCCAGCGCGGAGGTGAACGAGGTGGTGGGAGGCGTGCTGGCAAAAGCCGTCCAGCGCAGTGCCGGCAGTGTGAGGCTGCACGCCTTCACCTTCGCCTCCAATCACTTTCACCTGCTGGTGTGGGCGCGTGGGGCCGAGCTCGCCTGCTTCATGCAGTACCTGCGAGCCAACCTGTCCAAGAAGGTGGGGAGGCTGGTGGACTGGAGAGGAGGTTTCTGGGAGCGGCGCTACTCAGCGGAGCCGGTGCTGGACGACACGGCGCTGGTGGGGCGGCTGCGTTACGTGCTGGCCCATGGAGTGAAGGAGGGCCTGGTGCAGGGGAGTGCCGAGTGGCCGGGACTCACATGTCTGCCGCAGCTGCTGGGGCCGGCGAGGCGAGTGTTCCAGTGGTTCAACTGGACGAAGCGCTGGAGCAGGAGGGGTAGGGGGAGTGAGGACAGGGCAACGGGGGAGGGGCGCTTCGGCGAGGAACTCGCCGAGCCAGTGGAGTTGGAGGTGGCGCCCCTGCCGTGCTGGGAAGGACTGGGAGAGGAGGGGAGGCAGCGCGCGGTGAGGGGGCTGGTGGAGGGAGTGGAAGCCGAGGCTCGCGCACAAGACAAGCCTGTACTGGGAGCGCGGGCCGTGAGGGCGCAGCACCCGCATACCCGGCCCGAGCGCCTCAAGCGGAGTCCTCGGCCGCTGGGGCATGCCTCCACACGCCAGGCATTGAAGCGACTGCGCGAGCAGTACCGGAGCTTCGTCGCGGCCTTCAGAGAGGCGGCGGCTCAGTGGAGGAGGGGAAACTTTTCGGCGAGCTTTCCGCTCTTCTCCTTCCCGCCGCGTGTCGTACCAGGTCGCGTCGCTCGAGTTCTTTGA
- a CDS encoding SDR family oxidoreductase, with protein MAQKNPREAGPKPPMPPQEQQAPGLEGQMTPEPDYGLTSYKGLGRLKDRVVLITGGDSGIGRAVCLAFAREGADVAFAYLNEDPDAEVTRKVVEDSGHQVLALKGDITDESVCRRIIEDTVKRFGRIDVLVNNAAYQGKKVEKFEELTAERVERTFRTNIIAMFNLVRYALPHMKAGASIINTASIQAYNPSPGILDYACTKGAIVTFTKGLAQELIERGIRVNCVAPGPVWTPLIPQSFNAEKVKKFGEQSPMGRAAQPVELAPSYVFLASDESRYVNGEILGVTGGQILA; from the coding sequence ATGGCTCAGAAGAATCCGCGCGAAGCAGGACCCAAGCCCCCCATGCCTCCCCAGGAGCAGCAGGCGCCTGGACTCGAGGGCCAGATGACGCCCGAGCCGGACTACGGCCTCACGAGCTACAAGGGGCTCGGCCGGTTGAAGGACCGGGTGGTGCTCATCACCGGTGGGGACAGCGGCATCGGCCGCGCGGTGTGCCTGGCCTTCGCGCGTGAAGGCGCGGACGTGGCCTTCGCGTACCTCAACGAGGATCCGGACGCCGAGGTGACGCGCAAGGTGGTCGAGGACTCGGGCCACCAGGTGCTCGCGCTCAAGGGGGACATCACGGACGAAAGCGTGTGCCGCCGCATCATCGAGGACACGGTGAAGCGCTTCGGCCGCATCGACGTGCTCGTCAACAACGCGGCCTACCAGGGCAAGAAGGTGGAGAAGTTCGAGGAGCTCACGGCCGAGCGTGTCGAGCGCACCTTCCGCACCAACATCATCGCGATGTTCAACCTGGTGCGCTACGCGCTGCCGCACATGAAGGCGGGGGCCTCCATCATCAACACGGCGTCCATCCAGGCCTACAACCCGTCGCCGGGCATCCTCGACTACGCCTGCACCAAGGGCGCCATCGTCACCTTCACCAAGGGGCTGGCGCAGGAGCTCATCGAGCGCGGCATCCGCGTCAACTGCGTGGCGCCGGGCCCGGTGTGGACGCCGCTCATCCCGCAGTCCTTCAACGCCGAGAAGGTGAAGAAGTTCGGCGAGCAGTCGCCCATGGGCCGGGCTGCGCAGCCGGTGGAGCTCGCGCCTTCGTATGTGTTCCTGGCCTCGGACGAGTCGCGCTACGTGAACGGGGAGATCCTCGGCGTCACGGGCGGACAGATCCTCGCCTGA
- a CDS encoding carbohydrate kinase family protein yields the protein MSALICGSLAYDTIMVFQDQFKNHILPDKVHILSVSFLVPRMRREFGGCAGNIAYNLKLLGGDPVPMATVGQDFAPYRAHFEKCGIRLDQVRVLEDMFTPQAFITTDLDNNQLTAFHPGAMSRSHDNHVRDVKGITFGIVAPDCHDGMLQNAREFHDCGIPFIFDPGQMMPLFNGDEFRHFIELADYIVVNDYESNLLQERTGWDEAAIASKVRAYIITRGPRGSRILTRSECHEIPPARERQVVDPTGCGDAYRAGLILGLMRGLDLPTCGRMASLMGALKVEHPGTQNQKFTYDEFAARFREQFGYALD from the coding sequence ATGTCTGCGCTGATCTGCGGCTCGCTGGCCTACGACACCATCATGGTGTTCCAGGACCAGTTCAAGAACCACATCCTGCCGGACAAGGTGCACATCCTGAGCGTGTCCTTCCTGGTCCCGCGGATGCGCCGCGAGTTCGGCGGCTGCGCCGGCAACATCGCCTACAACCTCAAGCTCCTCGGCGGCGACCCGGTGCCCATGGCGACGGTCGGCCAGGACTTCGCGCCCTACCGCGCCCATTTCGAGAAGTGTGGCATCCGCCTCGATCAGGTCCGCGTGCTCGAGGACATGTTCACCCCCCAGGCGTTCATCACCACCGACCTCGACAACAACCAGCTCACGGCCTTCCACCCGGGCGCGATGAGCCGCAGCCACGACAACCACGTGCGCGACGTGAAGGGCATCACCTTCGGCATCGTCGCGCCGGACTGCCACGACGGCATGCTGCAGAACGCCCGGGAATTCCACGACTGCGGCATCCCCTTCATCTTCGATCCCGGCCAGATGATGCCGCTGTTCAACGGCGACGAGTTCCGCCATTTCATCGAGCTGGCCGACTACATCGTCGTCAACGACTACGAGTCGAACCTGCTCCAGGAACGCACCGGCTGGGACGAGGCGGCCATCGCCTCCAAGGTCCGTGCCTACATCATCACGCGTGGCCCGCGCGGCTCGCGGATCCTCACGCGGAGCGAATGCCATGAGATCCCTCCGGCACGCGAGCGCCAGGTGGTCGACCCGACCGGCTGCGGCGATGCCTACCGTGCCGGCCTGATCCTCGGCCTGATGCGCGGCCTCGACCTACCCACCTGCGGCCGCATGGCCTCGCTGATGGGCGCGCTCAAGGTCGAGCACCCCGGCACGCAGAACCAGAAGTTCACCTACGACGAATTCGCCGCGAGGTTCCGCGAGCAGTTCGGCTACGCGCTCGACTGA